TAGATCGCCTCGCGCCGATCCCCCCGTGAGGTGACATGGTAAACCGCGCCAGGAAATTCCACTCGCAGCGGGCGTGACATAGGCGCTGTCCTATTACCAGCTTTGCTCGATTGCAAGACCTGACCCCTTTTGATGAAAATTCCTGTTCTTGCGAAGCCTGGCCGATTCCCCTATCTCTACTACAGTAGCGCGACGCAGTGATTGAGTTCACAGCCAAGCGCAAGAGGACAACAGGAAAAATGGTGACTCGTTATGCTTGAAACTACGGAACTCGTCGATCAAGGGCAGGAAAAGGAAATGCCTTCGCTCAACCACAGCTACATCTGTGCGCAGATCATGCGCCAACTGCTCCGGGATGAAAAATTTCAACCCCTTCCTGAACTCACCTTAGCCGTCGAAAATGGGTTGACTCCAGATATTTCGGTTTTTCCCAAAGAACAGATTCAGCCGAATTTTTTCGAAGATGTATTGAAAGTTGAGCGTTTGCCACTGTTGGCGATCGAGGTTATCTCTTCGAGTCAAAGTATTCAGTCAATCTTGGACAAAGCCAAACTGCTTGTGAAGT
This DNA window, taken from Deltaproteobacteria bacterium, encodes the following:
- a CDS encoding Uma2 family endonuclease, which gives rise to MLETTELVDQGQEKEMPSLNHSYICAQIMRQLLRDEKFQPLPELTLAVENGLTPDISVFPKEQIQPNFFEDVLKVERLPLLAIEVISSSQSIQSILDKAKLLVKSGVKTVWIIEPYGRSVFVLDHTGQRLFHEEVVTSEGVQVDFAKVFRD